The following coding sequences are from one Neovison vison isolate M4711 chromosome X, ASM_NN_V1, whole genome shotgun sequence window:
- the SERPINA7 gene encoding thyroxine-binding globulin encodes MCYYLPSKMPLFLYLVLLVLELHCAPPNRSEGKVTTYNSSQQNATFYKMSSINADFAFNLYRRFTLETPDRNIFFSPVSISAALAMLSFGACYSTQIQILETLGFNLTDTPMAEIQQGFQHLICSLNFPKKELELQMGNTLFIGKQLKPLAQFLDDVKSLYATEVFSTDFSNVSAAQQEINCHVEKQTKGQIVGLIQDLKPNSIMVLVNYIHFKAQWANPFDTSKTKEGFSFSVDKTTIVQVPMMHQMEQYYHLVDVELNCTVLQMDYSKNALALFVLPKEGQMEWVEGAMSSKTLKKWNRLLQKGWVDLFVPKFSISATYDLGAMFLKMGIQDAFANNANFLGLMGDNSLKFSNAAHKAVLHIGERGTEAVVVPEVRFLDQPEITLLHPIIQFDRSFLLLILEKNTRSILFLGKVVDPTEV; translated from the exons ATGTGCT ATTATCTTCCTTCCAAAATGCCACTGTTCCTCTATCTGGTTCTCTTGGTACTTGAGCTTCATTGTGCACCACCTAACAGATCTGAAGGCAAAGTAACCACCTACAATTCCTCCCAACAAAATGCCACTTTCTATAAGATGTCATCCATCAATGCTGACTTTGCATTTAACCTGTACCGGAGGTTCACTTTGGAGACCCCAGATCGGAACATCTTCTTTTCCCCTGTGAGCATTTCTGCAGCTTTGGCCATGCTCTCCTTTGGGGCTTGCTACAGCACCCAAATTCAAATCCTGGAAACCTTGGGGTTTAACCTCACAGACACCCCAATGGCAGAGATCCAGCAGGGCTTCCAGCACCTGATCTGTTCCCTGAATTTTCCAAAGAAGGAGTTAGAATTACAAATGGGAAATACCCTCTTCATTGGGAAGCAACTGAAACCACTGGCACAGTTCTTGGATGATGTCAAGAGCCTCTATGCAACTGAGGTATTTTCTACCGACTTCTCCAATGTTTCTGCAGCCCAGCAGGAGATCAACTGTCATGTGGAGAAACAAACCAAAGGGCAAATTGTAGGCCTCATCCAAGACCTCAAACCAAACAGCATCATGGTCCTGGTGAACTACATTCATTTTAAAG CCCAGTGGGCAAATCCTTTCGATACATCCAAGACGAAAGAGGGTTTCAGCTTCTCAGTGGACAAAACCACAATTGTGCAAGTGCCCATGATGCACCAGATGGAACAATACTATCACCTGGTGGATGTGGAGCTGAACTGCACAGTGCTTCAAATGGACTACAGCAAGAATGCTCTGGCACTTTTTGTCCTTCCTAAAGAGGGTCAGATGGAGTGGGTCGAAGGGGCCATGTCATCTAAAACACTGAAGAAGTGGAACCGCTTACTGCAGAAGGG GTGGGTTGATCTGTTTGTTCCAAAGTTTTCCATTTCTGCCACATATGACCTTGGAGCCATGTTTCTGAAGATGGGCATCCAGGATGCCTTTGCCAATAATGCCAATTTTCTTGGACTTATGGGGGACAACAGTCTTAAATTTTCCAAT gCTGCTCACAAGGCTGTGCTGCACATTGGTGAAAGGGGAACTGAAGCTGTAGTTGTCCCCGAAGTCAGATTCCTGGATCAGCCCGAGATAACTCTCCTTCACCCTATCATCCAATTTGATAGATcctttctgttgttgattttggAGAAAAACACTAGGAGCATTCTTTTTCTAGGGAAAGTTGTGGACCCAACGGAAGTATAA